One window of Leucobacter komagatae genomic DNA carries:
- a CDS encoding multifunctional oxoglutarate decarboxylase/oxoglutarate dehydrogenase thiamine pyrophosphate-binding subunit/dihydrolipoyllysine-residue succinyltransferase subunit, whose translation MAERSETTSQDGSAEDFGANAWLVDEMYKQYVVDKNSVDPAWWPTLEKFAATQSAVQSQSAPAAPAAAAPTAPPPAAATAPPAAAAHAAPATGAPTQPARTTNVAPRTAPIPADAPRKTPVAPQAATDDTATDEFSVFKGMARTLSKNMDASLTVPTATSVRTVPAKLLIDNRIVINSHLRRSRGGKVSFTHLIGWALIQALKAHPAQNVFYTEVDGKPGVVVPAHVGLGIAVDVQKADGSRSLMVPAIKYAETLDFNEYLAAYEDLVKRSRDNKLTANDFQGTTISLTNPGGIGTVHSVPRLMNGQGSIIGAGALEYPAEFQGASEEVLSNLGISKTITLTSTYDHRVIQGAGSGEFLKYVHELLAGGHNFYEDVFAALRIPYKPIQWAKDIHVDVSGAIGKSARVQELINAFRVRGHLMADVDPLEYVQRTHPDLEIESHGLTFWDLDREFVTGGIGGKPTMKLRDILGVLRDTYCRKIGVEYMHIQDPEERIWLRDQLEVTYAKPTSEEQLRILEKLNEAEAFETFLQTKYVGQKRFSLEGGESVIPLLDAMLIDAAEDGVDSVDIGMAHRGRLNVLSNIAGKTYGQIFREFEGTAKKTGSGDVKYHLGTSGVFTAPNGTQVPIHLAANPSHLETVNGVLEGIVRAKQDLKPIGSFTTLPLLIHGDAAMAGQGVVYETLQMSQLRGYRTGGTIHVIINNQVGFTTLPMDSRTGVYSSDVGKVIQSPIFHVNGDDPESVVRVAQLAYEFRQKFHKDVIIDLICYRRRGHNEGDDPSMTQPLMTDLIEAKRSTRRLYTEGLVGRGDITQEQYETAKQDFQNRLEQAFMETHAAQTGSIPVIDQSGIAEREEPGQLTGEVLDTAVSTEVIHRIGDAHGNVPEGFTVHRKLQQLLAKRVEMTRSGEIDWGFGELLALGSLLMEGTPVRFAGQDARRGTFTQRHAVFHDRANGQEWIPLLNLSEDQARFWIYDSLLSEYAALAFEYGYSLQREDALVLWEAQFGDFVNTAQAVIDEYVAAAEQKWGQQSSVVMLLPHGYEGQGPDHSSARIERFLQLCAEDNMIVARPSTPANYFHLLRRQAYARPRKPLIVFTPKSMLRLRGATSNVEDFTSGNFKPVIDDPNVQDRNSVQRLILTSGKVYYDLEGALAKSPDPRVAIVRVEQYYPMPVIDLTRIIATYPNAELVWVQDEPENQGAWPFISLVLAKHLANDRIRVVSRAASAAPSTGSAKVHAVEQEELLTQALKFD comes from the coding sequence TTGGCAGAGCGCTCGGAAACCACCTCACAGGATGGTTCCGCAGAAGATTTTGGTGCGAACGCTTGGCTTGTCGATGAGATGTACAAACAGTACGTCGTCGACAAGAACTCGGTAGATCCGGCTTGGTGGCCGACTCTCGAGAAGTTTGCAGCCACTCAGTCAGCAGTTCAGTCTCAGTCAGCGCCCGCGGCTCCCGCAGCGGCAGCGCCCACGGCACCGCCGCCAGCGGCTGCGACGGCTCCCCCCGCAGCGGCAGCGCACGCAGCACCGGCAACCGGCGCCCCGACGCAGCCGGCACGCACGACCAACGTCGCGCCCCGCACTGCCCCGATCCCCGCCGACGCGCCCCGCAAGACACCCGTCGCGCCGCAGGCCGCGACCGACGACACCGCGACCGACGAGTTCTCGGTCTTCAAGGGCATGGCGCGCACTCTGTCGAAGAACATGGACGCGAGCCTCACCGTTCCGACCGCGACGAGCGTGCGCACGGTCCCCGCGAAGCTGCTCATTGACAACCGCATCGTCATCAACAGCCACCTGCGCCGCAGCCGCGGCGGCAAGGTCTCGTTCACGCACCTCATCGGCTGGGCCCTGATCCAGGCGCTCAAGGCCCACCCCGCGCAGAACGTCTTCTATACCGAGGTTGACGGCAAGCCCGGTGTTGTCGTCCCCGCCCACGTCGGTCTCGGCATCGCCGTCGACGTGCAGAAGGCTGACGGCAGCCGCTCGCTGATGGTCCCCGCGATCAAGTACGCCGAGACGCTCGACTTCAACGAGTACCTCGCGGCCTACGAAGACCTCGTGAAGCGCTCGCGCGACAACAAGCTCACCGCGAACGACTTCCAGGGCACCACGATCTCGCTCACGAACCCGGGCGGCATCGGCACCGTGCACTCCGTCCCGCGCCTCATGAACGGGCAGGGCTCGATCATTGGCGCCGGCGCGCTCGAGTACCCCGCCGAGTTCCAGGGCGCCTCCGAAGAGGTCCTCTCGAACCTCGGCATCTCGAAGACCATCACGCTCACGAGCACCTACGACCACCGCGTCATCCAGGGTGCCGGCTCAGGCGAGTTCCTGAAGTACGTTCACGAGCTCCTCGCGGGCGGCCACAACTTCTACGAGGACGTCTTCGCCGCGCTGCGTATCCCGTACAAGCCGATCCAGTGGGCAAAGGACATCCACGTCGATGTTTCCGGCGCGATCGGAAAGTCGGCGCGCGTGCAGGAGCTCATCAACGCGTTCCGCGTGCGCGGCCACCTCATGGCCGACGTCGATCCGCTCGAGTACGTGCAGCGCACGCACCCCGACCTTGAGATCGAGAGCCACGGCCTCACGTTCTGGGACCTCGACCGCGAGTTCGTGACGGGCGGCATCGGCGGCAAGCCGACGATGAAGCTGCGTGACATCCTCGGCGTGCTCCGCGATACCTACTGCCGCAAGATCGGCGTCGAGTACATGCACATCCAAGATCCCGAGGAGCGGATCTGGCTGCGCGACCAACTCGAGGTTACGTACGCGAAGCCGACGAGCGAGGAGCAGCTGCGCATCCTCGAGAAGCTCAACGAGGCCGAGGCCTTCGAGACCTTCCTGCAGACCAAGTACGTCGGCCAGAAGCGCTTCAGCCTCGAGGGCGGCGAGTCGGTCATCCCGCTGCTCGACGCGATGCTCATCGACGCCGCGGAGGACGGGGTCGACTCGGTCGACATCGGCATGGCCCACCGTGGCCGCCTGAATGTGCTCTCGAACATCGCGGGCAAGACGTACGGCCAGATCTTCCGCGAGTTCGAGGGAACCGCGAAGAAGACCGGCTCGGGCGACGTCAAGTACCACCTCGGCACCTCCGGCGTCTTCACGGCCCCGAACGGCACCCAGGTTCCGATCCACCTCGCCGCGAACCCGTCGCACCTTGAGACCGTGAACGGCGTGCTCGAGGGCATCGTCCGCGCGAAGCAGGATCTCAAGCCGATCGGCTCGTTCACCACCCTGCCGCTGCTCATCCACGGTGACGCTGCAATGGCCGGCCAGGGCGTCGTCTACGAGACGTTGCAGATGTCGCAGCTGCGCGGATACCGCACGGGCGGCACGATCCACGTGATCATCAACAACCAGGTCGGGTTTACGACGCTGCCGATGGACTCGCGCACCGGCGTCTACTCGTCTGACGTTGGCAAGGTCATCCAGTCCCCGATCTTCCACGTGAACGGCGACGACCCCGAGTCGGTCGTGCGCGTCGCGCAGCTCGCCTACGAGTTCCGCCAGAAGTTCCACAAGGACGTCATTATCGACCTCATCTGCTACCGCCGTCGCGGCCACAACGAGGGCGACGACCCCTCGATGACGCAGCCGCTGATGACGGACCTCATCGAGGCGAAGCGCTCGACGAGGCGCCTGTACACCGAGGGCCTCGTCGGCCGCGGCGACATCACGCAGGAGCAGTACGAGACCGCGAAGCAGGACTTCCAGAACCGCCTCGAGCAGGCGTTCATGGAGACCCACGCAGCGCAGACAGGCTCGATCCCCGTCATCGACCAGTCCGGCATCGCCGAGCGCGAGGAGCCGGGCCAGTTGACTGGCGAGGTGCTCGATACCGCGGTCTCGACCGAGGTGATCCACCGCATCGGCGACGCGCACGGCAACGTACCCGAGGGCTTCACCGTGCACCGCAAGCTGCAACAACTGCTCGCGAAGCGCGTCGAGATGACCCGCTCAGGCGAGATCGACTGGGGCTTCGGCGAGCTACTCGCCCTCGGCTCGCTGCTCATGGAGGGCACGCCCGTGCGCTTCGCGGGCCAGGATGCGCGCCGCGGCACCTTCACGCAGCGCCACGCGGTCTTCCACGACCGCGCGAACGGCCAAGAGTGGATCCCGCTCCTGAACCTCTCCGAGGATCAGGCCCGCTTCTGGATCTATGACTCGCTGCTCTCCGAGTACGCAGCGCTCGCGTTCGAGTATGGCTACTCGCTGCAGCGCGAGGACGCCCTCGTGCTCTGGGAGGCGCAGTTCGGCGACTTCGTGAACACCGCGCAGGCGGTCATCGACGAGTACGTCGCCGCGGCCGAGCAGAAGTGGGGCCAGCAGTCGTCGGTCGTCATGCTGCTCCCCCACGGCTACGAAGGTCAGGGCCCCGACCACTCGTCGGCACGCATCGAGCGTTTCCTGCAGCTGTGCGCGGAAGACAACATGATCGTCGCGCGTCCGTCGACGCCCGCGAACTACTTCCACCTGCTCCGCCGCCAGGCCTACGCCCGCCCGCGCAAGCCGCTCATCGTCTTCACGCCGAAGTCGATGCTGCGCCTCCGCGGCGCGACCTCGAACGTCGAGGACTTCACGTCGGGCAACTTCAAGCCGGTGATCGACGACCCGAACGTGCAGGATCGCAACAGCGTTCAGCGCCTGATCCTCACCTCGGGCAAGGTCTACTACGACCTCGAGGGCGCCCTCGCGAAGTCGCCCGACCCGCGCGTTGCGATCGTGCGCGTCGAGCAGTACTACCCGATGCCGGTCATCGACCTCACGCGCATCATCGCGACCTACCCGAACGCCGAGCTGGTGTGGGTACAGGACGAGCCCGAGAACCAGGGCGCCTGGCCCTTCATCTCGCTCGTACTCGCGAAGCACCTCGCGAACGACAGGATTCGCGTTGTGTCGCGTGCGGCCTCGGCGGCTCCGTCGACCGGGTCGGCGAAGGTGCACGCTGTCGAGCAAGAAGAGCTGCTCACGCAGGCTCTGAAGTTCGACTGA